One genomic window of Fusarium verticillioides 7600 chromosome 2, whole genome shotgun sequence includes the following:
- a CDS encoding serine/threonine-protein phosphatase 2A activator 1, translating into MTSATPPKHQTLEILDLSSPPAFTKPSKRINEGPDVARFLTSLAYRDIGIFILQLNRALCPRNQLSSPLPRTFPLNSKPPASPSVQALQNLLTKVESFIGQAPPDPGPRRFGNVSFRKWYAIFEEHLDELLGEGLLGETLKIGDGKAKEEVSSYLLGGFGSVQRLDYGTGHELSFIAFLGCLWKLGYFKDGQQGGEIEREIVLKVIEPYLNVVRKLILTYTLEPAGSHGVWGLDDHSFMPYVFGSAQLTRPINDDEPMPLEGSVKGAPKPSDVTKAAVVEDQRQINMYFAAIGFINDVKKGPFWEHSPILFDISGIRDGWGKINKGMIKMFNAEVLSKFPVVQHFPFGSLFSWDADPDAAAPTQSVHMANQPTTAAPVPSGPGTTAPWAQAARIPVPPSAGIPYTRMPPPGPSSGSLARPPRGAAPTSESTSAQITVTKTPWARDS; encoded by the exons ATGACGTCCGCAACCCCTCCAAAACACCAGACTCTTGAGATCCTGGACCTCAGCTCCCCGCCAGCATTCACCAAGCCCTCGAAGCGCATCAACGAAGGCCCCGACGTCGCACGCTTCCTCACCAGCCTCGCCTACCGCGATATCGGaatcttcatcctccagcttAACCGCGCCTTATGTCCTCGAAACCAACTATCGTCACCCCTCCCCCGCACCTTTCCCCTCAATTCGAAACCGCCGGCATCGCCGTCCGTCCAAGCTCTACAGAACCTTTTGACAAAGGTTGAAAGCTTCATCGGCCAAGCACCACCCGACCCCGGTCCTCGACGATTTGGAAATGTTAGCTTCCGAAAGTGGTATGCTATCTTTGAGGAGCATTTGGACGAGCTGTTGGGAGAAGGGCTTCTAGGTGAAACACTCAAAATTGGCGATGGAAAGgcgaaagaagaagtctctAGCTACCTTCTTGGTGGTTTCGGTAGCGTCCAAAGACTAGACTACGGAACAGGACATGAGCTCAGCTTCATAGCATTTCTTGGTTGTCTATGGAAGCTGGGATACTTCAAAGATGGACAACAAGGAGGTGAGATCGAGCGCGAGATTGTCCTCAAGGTTATCGAACC ATATCTCAACGTGGTGAGGAAACTCATCCTAACATACACTCTTGAACCCGCTGGCTCACACGGCGTCTGGGGCCTCGACGATCATTCCTTCATGCCCTACGTATTCGGCTCTGCACAACTCACACGACCTATAAACGATGACGAACCAATGCCCTTGGAGGGATCTGTAAAGGGTGCGCCGAAGCCTAGCGACGTTACCAAAGCCGCTGTTGTGGAGGACCAGCGACAGATCAATATGTACTTTGCTGCCattggcttcatcaacgaCGTTAAGAAGGGCCCATTTTGGGAGCACAGTCCCATTCTCTTTGATATCTCTGGTATTCGAGATGGTTGgggcaagatcaacaagggcATGATCAAGATGTTCAACGCCGAAGTTTTGTCCAAGTTCCCAGTTGTCCAGCACTTCCCGTTCGGTTCACTCTTCTCTTGGGACGCTGATCCAGATGCTGCAGCTCCAACACAAAGCGTCCATATGGCGAACCAGCCAACCACAGCAGCCCCAGTACCTTCAGGACCCGGAACAACTGCGCCATGGGCTCAAGCTGCCAGAATACCAGTCCCACCGTCAGCCGGCATTCCCTATACTCGAATGCCACCTCCAGGACCGAGTTCAGGGTCACTTGCTAGGCCACCTCGAGGCGCTGCACCGACAAGTGAATCTACAAGCGCACAAATCACTGttaccaaaacaccatggGCTAGAGATTCATAG
- a CDS encoding CCR4-NOT transcription complex subunit 4, translated as MAPQDSFIEDEEDTCPLCIEEFDLSDRNFRPCPCGYQVCQFCFNNIKNNMNGLCPACRRPYDEKTIQWKVVTQEEVAEFRANIQKNQKKRALDQRQKELQKREAEKENRKNLIGVRVVQKNLVYITGLAPTVREDELLKTLRKPEFFGQYGNIQKISISNRKSSDGQHQSLGIYVTFERPEEATRCIQAVHGSHNGDRVLKAQHGTTKYCSAWLKNEKCGNPGCMFLHEQGDEEDSYSRQDLSSMNSIGSQRPLPGGSSRSASRQQISHPTPPPVVSHSMTRSISKEGSENGADGSALPSSANWARNPQRSRRGSLATSGAASSPAISTAQPVTAEPVPEEAVEEEDEDELEEEEPQQPDPVAGPSSSRSREPESPAPTQESPDTWLKEIYKTLQSCPMPIFPDFDEDQYPPMFDPRGGEKRRAMREEEDSRLTGEQEEQPEVREPSEGEPETGGSLALGGEPEDRDTSSDNRGFDRRPSTQPPIQRLSTDGLFGPSLTGASPFGQSSGNPGSRSMTPQQLYLRSQGGFGDAPPGITSQSNAFQNQGQSQGQGHNRQSSRFSFANDNASSSTNVKVAANPRIMAQQSSMMPNTFPSQSSNQFYGASMPGPPPGLKSTGTPPSMFGQFGGQGFGAPKDNSSELLQSLIGRGRAGNNQSHDAGKLDLADPSILQARMQHQSQGSAGVGQGLFGGQSQDDELPSLDEATNSVDALVSDDPILPPIGLEGRTSVPPGLSLPPGIPANISRPPSTQGHAKLTNIVPALPRMPPPGLSQGSLTPDQSPAKLNPTTPVLEAKKNIKSLAAESGLSREITTQSQPKLAKASFLQDEDFPALDASKNKSRPATPTSKATPKAKRHAERIVDRMMAKAGASLESTTQETNAEETKVQETKAQEVKVKETKAQEAKPASSSQAADKKPTAVNTQVGKNVAVKTSELSATTEKSTTETSAAFPPLPTASSNAIASPVTRTAPKTLRVIATPKTEAPPPASPALTMASVALSGTSRAVSGSYRPDTPASEMISDNASVVSASVTHSRASSPPPSRIGSAAVRTTTKSQQRKQRKDVLKQETKLIAEAPIAEAEVHAPIMGRKKKQKKEKPVKATQPDASTIPETPTDEPSQPLSQQEPVKVPERETEEKPAKSKTSQKKSTKSKGKTKEVETQPTPPPPASPKESIPDTQEPPARPQPDPASVFSEVKNTLWASSVDKLQLFKPIANGSSRTDYSAAKNNANKAEHCKDCSCKCGEIQDEDLAALRAGKPVRKQFHVDGSRMLITPNGDCVRGLTPEEEDAFLELQAAIAKTAENPGSFIAPRHQPGSGAFSLIKGRAVPNGRPNIFPATAQLQSQDPIGKLQREDALSYINQYVLPRLNLGATNMGFPKGASPTKDAAAASLNSLAPYFYGPDAAAGVGIYSPPDGARAMQDFSSAGMSSEERGKNFGMGVGGMPLMSVEDAEGALAAARRETEKLEKGLNQVIKRNRRLVLGGNN; from the exons ATGGCGCCACAAGATTCATTCAtagaagatgaggaggatacCTG CCCCCTCTGCATCGAAGAGTTTGATCTTTCGGATAGGAATTTCagaccttgtccttgtggCTACCAG GTGTGCCAGTTTTGTTTTAACAACATCAAAAATAATATGAACGGCCTTTGTCCCGCTTGCCGACGACCCTACGACGAAAAAACTATACAGTGGAAAGTTGTTACGCAAGAGGA GGTCGCCGAGTTTCGGGCCAATATTCAAAAGAACCAAAAGAAGCGAGCTCTAGATCAGCGACAAAAAGAACTACAGAAACGCGAAGCCGAAAAGGAAAACCGTAAAAATCTGATCGGCGTTCGTGTTGTCCAAAAGAACTTGGTCTATATCACGGGTCTTGCACCGACTGTTCGAGAGGAcgaacttctcaagacgCTACGAAAGCCCGAGTTCTTCGGCCAGTACGGAAACATCCAAAAGATATCCATTAGTAACCGAAAGAGCTCTGATGGCCAACATCAGTCGCTTGGCATTTACGTGACTTTCGAACGCCCGGAAGAAGCGACACGGTGCATCCAAGCTGTGCACGGATCCCACAACGGTGATCGAGTCCTAAAGGCGCAGCACGGCACGACGAAATACTGTTCAGCTTGGTTAAAGAACGAAAAATGCGGCAATCCTGGTTGCATGTTCTTGCATGAACAaggcgatgaggaggacAGTTACTCACGACAGGACTTGTCCTCTATGAACAGTATAGGGTCTCAACGGCCTCTCCCCGGAGGCAGTTCGCGATCGGCTTCCCGACAACAGATTTCCCATCCTACGCCGCCCCCCGTCGTATCCCATTCGATGACACGCTCCATTAGTAAAGAGGGTTCTGAGAATGGTGCCGATGGATCAGCTTTACCTTCCTCGGCCAACTGGGCACGCAACCCACAGCGAAGTCGTAGAGGTAGCCTTGCTACTAGTGGTGCTGCTTCAAGCCCTGCTATTTCAACAGCTCAGCCTGTTACCGCAGAGCCTGTGCCAGAAGAAGCggtcgaagaggaagatgaggatgagttggaggaagaggaacCACAACAACCGGACCCAGTTGCTgggccgtcatcatcaaggagccGGGAGCCTGAATCACCTGCGCCAACTCAAGAGTCGCCTGATACATGGCTTAAGGAGATCTACAAGACACTGCAAAGTTGTCCTATGCCTATCTTTCCTGATTTTGACGAAGACCAATATCCACCTATGTTTGATCCTCGCGGTGGTGAGAAGCGCCGGGCCATGcgagaggaggaggattcaCGTTTGACcggagaacaagaagagcaacCTGAGGTTCGCGAGCCATCGGAAGGAGAACCTGAGACCGGTGGCAGCCTTGCTCTGGGAGGAGAGCCTGAAGACCGTGATACTTCTAGCGACAACCGAGGCTTTGATCGCCGACCTAGCACTCAGCCTCCCATTCAGCGACTTTCTACTGACGGGCTCTTTGGACCTTCTCTCACCGGAGCTTCACCCTTTGGTCAGAGCTCGGGGAACCCTGGCTCGCGGTCTATGACACCGCAGCAGTTGTATCTTCGATCTCAGGGCGGATTTGGCGATGCCCCTCCTGGCATAACCAGCCAAAGCAATGCTTTCCAGAACCAGGGTCaaagccaaggtcaaggccacAACCGTCAATCCTCTCGATTTAGCTTTGCCAACGACAACGCGAGCTCTTCTACCAACGTCAAGGTCGCAGCTAACCCGCGTATCATGGCCCAGCAATCCTCTATGATGCCCAACACGTTTCCATCGCAGAGCAGCAACCAGTTTTACGGTGCCTCCATGCCTGGACCTCCTCCTGGTCTGAAGTCAACCGGCACTCCCCCTAGCATGTTCGGCCAGTTTGGTGGACAGGGCTTTGGCGCCCCCAAGGACAATTCAagtgagcttcttcagagttTAATCGGCCGCGGTCGGGCTGGTAACAACCAGTCCCACGACGCGGGAAAGC TAGATCTTGCAGACCCGAGTATCTTGCAGGCGCGAATGCAGCACCAGTCTCAAGGCAGCGCCGGAGTCGGACAGGGCTTGTTTGGCGGTCAGAGTCAAG atgatgagctccCATCCCTGGACGAGGCTACGAATTCTGTCGACGCTCTAGTTTCTGACGACCCTATACTGCCACCAATTGGTCTGGAAGGTCGTACATCTGTGCCTCCAGGCTTATCGTTACCCCCAGGAATACCAGCCAACATATCGAGACCTCCATCTACTCAAGGTCATGCAAAACTCACCAACATTGTGCCAGCGTTGCCTAGAATGCCACCCCCTGGACTCTCACAAGGTTCTCTAACGCCTGACCAGTCGCCTGCAAAGCTAAACCCAACGACACCTGTCTTGGAAGCAAAGAAAAATATCAAGTCTCTGGCGGCTGAAAGCGGACTCTCGCGAGAAATCACGACACAATCGCAACCGAAGCTTGCAAAGGCAAGTTTCTTACAGGACGAGGACTTTCCGGCTTTGGATGCAtcgaagaacaagagtcGACCCGCAACGCCTACATCCAAGGCTACGCCAAAGGCCAAACGCCATGCTGAGAGGATTGTGGACAGAATGATGGCCAAGGCTGGAGCCAGCCTAGAGAGCACGACTCAGGAAACCAATGCCGAGGAGACCAAGGTTCAAGAGACCAAGGCTCAAGAAGTTAAGGTAAAGGAGACCAAGGCCCAGGAAGCGAAACCTGCATCATCGTCTCAGGCAGCAGACAAGAAGCCCACTGCTGTCAACACTCAGGTTGGAAAGAATGTTGCTGTGAAGACCAGTGAACTATCTGCAACAACTGAGAAGTCAACAACAGAGACCTCCGCTGCCTTTCCTCCATTGCCCACAGCCTCGTCTAACGCAATTGCATCCCCTGTCACACGCACAGCACCAAAGACGCTGCGTGTCATTGCAACTCCCAAGACTGAGGCACCTCCTCCTGCCTCTCCTGCCTTGACCATGGCATCGGTTGCGTTGTCAGGCACTTCCAGAGCCGTTTCCGGTAGTTACAGGCCAGATACACCTGCGAGCGAGATGATTAGTGACAACGCCTCGGTGGTGTCTGCCTCTGTGACCCATTCTCGGGCAAGCTCGCCACCCCCGAGCAGAATTGGGTCTGCTGCGGTAAGAACCACAACCAAGAGTCAACAGCGAAAGCAACGAAAAGATGTTTTGAAGCAAGAAACAAAGTTGATCGCTGAGGCTCCCATTGCAGAGGCAGAGGTGCATGCTCCTATCATGGGgcgcaagaagaaacagaagaaggaaaagcCCGTCAAGGCGACCCAACCAGATGCTTCTACTATCCCTGAGACTCCAACAGACGAGCCGTCCCAGCCACTATCTCAGCAAGAGCCCGTCAAGGTGCCCGAaagagagacagaagagaagCCTGCCAAGAGCAAGACTTCTCAAAAGAAGTCAACCAAATCCAAGGGCAAAACAAAGGAGGTAGAGACTCAACCGACTCCCCCTCCTCCGGCGTCTCCTAAGGAGTCTATCCCTGATACTCAGGAGCCACCTGCAAGACCACAGCCTGATCCTGCCTCGGTCTTTTCTGAGGTTAAGAACACTCTCTGGGCTTCGAGTGTAGATAAACTCCAACTGTTTAAGCCCATCGCCAACGGCTCATCTCGCACCGACTACAGTGCTGCTaagaacaacgccaacaaggCTGAGCATTGTAAGGACTGCTCTTGCAAATGTGGAGAAATTCAAGATGAGGATCTTGCAGCGCTGCGCGCAGGGAAGCCTGTCCGAAAACAATTCCACGTTGATGGTAGCCGTATGCTCATTACCCCCAATGGTGACTGCGTACGTGGTCTGACccctgaggaagaggacgcTTTTCTGGAACTTCAAGCTGCCATTGCTAAAACGGCAGAGAACCCCGGATCGTTCATTGCCCCTCGACATCAGCCTGGTAGTGGAGCATTCTCTCTTATTAAGGGCCGAGCTGTTCCCAATGGACGTCCCAACATCTTCCCCGCCACTGCCCAGCTCCAGTCCCAGGACCCCATCGGAAAGCTTCAGCGAGAGGACGCGCTTAGCTACATCAACCAGTACGTTCTTCCTCGCCTCAACCTAGGTGCTACGAACATGGGATTTCCTAAGGGAGCATCCCCTACCAAGGATGCGGCTGCTGCGAGTCTTAACTCTCTCGCACCCTACTTCTATGGTCCCGATGCTGCCGCCGGTGTGGGTATTTACAGCCCTCCTGATGGAGCGCGGGCGATGCAGGActtcagctcagctggaATGTCGAGTGAAGAGCGTGGAAAGAACTTCGGCATGGGTGTTGGTGGAATGCCCCTGATGAGTGTCGAAGATGCAGAGGGTGCCCTTGCGGCTGCTCGACGAGAGActgagaagttggagaagggATTGAACCAGGTAATCAAGCGCAACAGACGACTTGTCCTTGGAGGAAACAACtaa
- a CDS encoding CCR4-NOT transcription complex subunit 4 produces the protein MMNPLPPLCYADQLLRVAEFRANIQKNQKKRALDQRQKELQKREAEKENRKNLIGVRVVQKNLVYITGLAPTVREDELLKTLRKPEFFGQYGNIQKISISNRKSSDGQHQSLGIYVTFERPEEATRCIQAVHGSHNGDRVLKAQHGTTKYCSAWLKNEKCGNPGCMFLHEQGDEEDSYSRQDLSSMNSIGSQRPLPGGSSRSASRQQISHPTPPPVVSHSMTRSISKEGSENGADGSALPSSANWARNPQRSRRGSLATSGAASSPAISTAQPVTAEPVPEEAVEEEDEDELEEEEPQQPDPVAGPSSSRSREPESPAPTQESPDTWLKEIYKTLQSCPMPIFPDFDEDQYPPMFDPRGGEKRRAMREEEDSRLTGEQEEQPEVREPSEGEPETGGSLALGGEPEDRDTSSDNRGFDRRPSTQPPIQRLSTDGLFGPSLTGASPFGQSSGNPGSRSMTPQQLYLRSQGGFGDAPPGITSQSNAFQNQGQSQGQGHNRQSSRFSFANDNASSSTNVKVAANPRIMAQQSSMMPNTFPSQSSNQFYGASMPGPPPGLKSTGTPPSMFGQFGGQGFGAPKDNSSELLQSLIGRGRAGNNQSHDAGKLDLADPSILQARMQHQSQGSAGVGQGLFGGQSQDDELPSLDEATNSVDALVSDDPILPPIGLEGRTSVPPGLSLPPGIPANISRPPSTQGHAKLTNIVPALPRMPPPGLSQGSLTPDQSPAKLNPTTPVLEAKKNIKSLAAESGLSREITTQSQPKLAKASFLQDEDFPALDASKNKSRPATPTSKATPKAKRHAERIVDRMMAKAGASLESTTQETNAEETKVQETKAQEVKVKETKAQEAKPASSSQAADKKPTAVNTQVGKNVAVKTSELSATTEKSTTETSAAFPPLPTASSNAIASPVTRTAPKTLRVIATPKTEAPPPASPALTMASVALSGTSRAVSGSYRPDTPASEMISDNASVVSASVTHSRASSPPPSRIGSAAVRTTTKSQQRKQRKDVLKQETKLIAEAPIAEAEVHAPIMGRKKKQKKEKPVKATQPDASTIPETPTDEPSQPLSQQEPVKVPERETEEKPAKSKTSQKKSTKSKGKTKEVETQPTPPPPASPKESIPDTQEPPARPQPDPASVFSEVKNTLWASSVDKLQLFKPIANGSSRTDYSAAKNNANKAEHCKDCSCKCGEIQDEDLAALRAGKPVRKQFHVDGSRMLITPNGDCVRGLTPEEEDAFLELQAAIAKTAENPGSFIAPRHQPGSGAFSLIKGRAVPNGRPNIFPATAQLQSQDPIGKLQREDALSYINQYVLPRLNLGATNMGFPKGASPTKDAAAASLNSLAPYFYGPDAAAGVGIYSPPDGARAMQDFSSAGMSSEERGKNFGMGVGGMPLMSVEDAEGALAAARRETEKLEKGLNQVIKRNRRLVLGGNN, from the exons GTATGATGAACCCCTTGCCACCATTGTGCTATGCTGACCAACTCCTCAGGGTCGCCGAGTTTCGGGCCAATATTCAAAAGAACCAAAAGAAGCGAGCTCTAGATCAGCGACAAAAAGAACTACAGAAACGCGAAGCCGAAAAGGAAAACCGTAAAAATCTGATCGGCGTTCGTGTTGTCCAAAAGAACTTGGTCTATATCACGGGTCTTGCACCGACTGTTCGAGAGGAcgaacttctcaagacgCTACGAAAGCCCGAGTTCTTCGGCCAGTACGGAAACATCCAAAAGATATCCATTAGTAACCGAAAGAGCTCTGATGGCCAACATCAGTCGCTTGGCATTTACGTGACTTTCGAACGCCCGGAAGAAGCGACACGGTGCATCCAAGCTGTGCACGGATCCCACAACGGTGATCGAGTCCTAAAGGCGCAGCACGGCACGACGAAATACTGTTCAGCTTGGTTAAAGAACGAAAAATGCGGCAATCCTGGTTGCATGTTCTTGCATGAACAaggcgatgaggaggacAGTTACTCACGACAGGACTTGTCCTCTATGAACAGTATAGGGTCTCAACGGCCTCTCCCCGGAGGCAGTTCGCGATCGGCTTCCCGACAACAGATTTCCCATCCTACGCCGCCCCCCGTCGTATCCCATTCGATGACACGCTCCATTAGTAAAGAGGGTTCTGAGAATGGTGCCGATGGATCAGCTTTACCTTCCTCGGCCAACTGGGCACGCAACCCACAGCGAAGTCGTAGAGGTAGCCTTGCTACTAGTGGTGCTGCTTCAAGCCCTGCTATTTCAACAGCTCAGCCTGTTACCGCAGAGCCTGTGCCAGAAGAAGCggtcgaagaggaagatgaggatgagttggaggaagaggaacCACAACAACCGGACCCAGTTGCTgggccgtcatcatcaaggagccGGGAGCCTGAATCACCTGCGCCAACTCAAGAGTCGCCTGATACATGGCTTAAGGAGATCTACAAGACACTGCAAAGTTGTCCTATGCCTATCTTTCCTGATTTTGACGAAGACCAATATCCACCTATGTTTGATCCTCGCGGTGGTGAGAAGCGCCGGGCCATGcgagaggaggaggattcaCGTTTGACcggagaacaagaagagcaacCTGAGGTTCGCGAGCCATCGGAAGGAGAACCTGAGACCGGTGGCAGCCTTGCTCTGGGAGGAGAGCCTGAAGACCGTGATACTTCTAGCGACAACCGAGGCTTTGATCGCCGACCTAGCACTCAGCCTCCCATTCAGCGACTTTCTACTGACGGGCTCTTTGGACCTTCTCTCACCGGAGCTTCACCCTTTGGTCAGAGCTCGGGGAACCCTGGCTCGCGGTCTATGACACCGCAGCAGTTGTATCTTCGATCTCAGGGCGGATTTGGCGATGCCCCTCCTGGCATAACCAGCCAAAGCAATGCTTTCCAGAACCAGGGTCaaagccaaggtcaaggccacAACCGTCAATCCTCTCGATTTAGCTTTGCCAACGACAACGCGAGCTCTTCTACCAACGTCAAGGTCGCAGCTAACCCGCGTATCATGGCCCAGCAATCCTCTATGATGCCCAACACGTTTCCATCGCAGAGCAGCAACCAGTTTTACGGTGCCTCCATGCCTGGACCTCCTCCTGGTCTGAAGTCAACCGGCACTCCCCCTAGCATGTTCGGCCAGTTTGGTGGACAGGGCTTTGGCGCCCCCAAGGACAATTCAagtgagcttcttcagagttTAATCGGCCGCGGTCGGGCTGGTAACAACCAGTCCCACGACGCGGGAAAGC TAGATCTTGCAGACCCGAGTATCTTGCAGGCGCGAATGCAGCACCAGTCTCAAGGCAGCGCCGGAGTCGGACAGGGCTTGTTTGGCGGTCAGAGTCAAG atgatgagctccCATCCCTGGACGAGGCTACGAATTCTGTCGACGCTCTAGTTTCTGACGACCCTATACTGCCACCAATTGGTCTGGAAGGTCGTACATCTGTGCCTCCAGGCTTATCGTTACCCCCAGGAATACCAGCCAACATATCGAGACCTCCATCTACTCAAGGTCATGCAAAACTCACCAACATTGTGCCAGCGTTGCCTAGAATGCCACCCCCTGGACTCTCACAAGGTTCTCTAACGCCTGACCAGTCGCCTGCAAAGCTAAACCCAACGACACCTGTCTTGGAAGCAAAGAAAAATATCAAGTCTCTGGCGGCTGAAAGCGGACTCTCGCGAGAAATCACGACACAATCGCAACCGAAGCTTGCAAAGGCAAGTTTCTTACAGGACGAGGACTTTCCGGCTTTGGATGCAtcgaagaacaagagtcGACCCGCAACGCCTACATCCAAGGCTACGCCAAAGGCCAAACGCCATGCTGAGAGGATTGTGGACAGAATGATGGCCAAGGCTGGAGCCAGCCTAGAGAGCACGACTCAGGAAACCAATGCCGAGGAGACCAAGGTTCAAGAGACCAAGGCTCAAGAAGTTAAGGTAAAGGAGACCAAGGCCCAGGAAGCGAAACCTGCATCATCGTCTCAGGCAGCAGACAAGAAGCCCACTGCTGTCAACACTCAGGTTGGAAAGAATGTTGCTGTGAAGACCAGTGAACTATCTGCAACAACTGAGAAGTCAACAACAGAGACCTCCGCTGCCTTTCCTCCATTGCCCACAGCCTCGTCTAACGCAATTGCATCCCCTGTCACACGCACAGCACCAAAGACGCTGCGTGTCATTGCAACTCCCAAGACTGAGGCACCTCCTCCTGCCTCTCCTGCCTTGACCATGGCATCGGTTGCGTTGTCAGGCACTTCCAGAGCCGTTTCCGGTAGTTACAGGCCAGATACACCTGCGAGCGAGATGATTAGTGACAACGCCTCGGTGGTGTCTGCCTCTGTGACCCATTCTCGGGCAAGCTCGCCACCCCCGAGCAGAATTGGGTCTGCTGCGGTAAGAACCACAACCAAGAGTCAACAGCGAAAGCAACGAAAAGATGTTTTGAAGCAAGAAACAAAGTTGATCGCTGAGGCTCCCATTGCAGAGGCAGAGGTGCATGCTCCTATCATGGGgcgcaagaagaaacagaagaaggaaaagcCCGTCAAGGCGACCCAACCAGATGCTTCTACTATCCCTGAGACTCCAACAGACGAGCCGTCCCAGCCACTATCTCAGCAAGAGCCCGTCAAGGTGCCCGAaagagagacagaagagaagCCTGCCAAGAGCAAGACTTCTCAAAAGAAGTCAACCAAATCCAAGGGCAAAACAAAGGAGGTAGAGACTCAACCGACTCCCCCTCCTCCGGCGTCTCCTAAGGAGTCTATCCCTGATACTCAGGAGCCACCTGCAAGACCACAGCCTGATCCTGCCTCGGTCTTTTCTGAGGTTAAGAACACTCTCTGGGCTTCGAGTGTAGATAAACTCCAACTGTTTAAGCCCATCGCCAACGGCTCATCTCGCACCGACTACAGTGCTGCTaagaacaacgccaacaaggCTGAGCATTGTAAGGACTGCTCTTGCAAATGTGGAGAAATTCAAGATGAGGATCTTGCAGCGCTGCGCGCAGGGAAGCCTGTCCGAAAACAATTCCACGTTGATGGTAGCCGTATGCTCATTACCCCCAATGGTGACTGCGTACGTGGTCTGACccctgaggaagaggacgcTTTTCTGGAACTTCAAGCTGCCATTGCTAAAACGGCAGAGAACCCCGGATCGTTCATTGCCCCTCGACATCAGCCTGGTAGTGGAGCATTCTCTCTTATTAAGGGCCGAGCTGTTCCCAATGGACGTCCCAACATCTTCCCCGCCACTGCCCAGCTCCAGTCCCAGGACCCCATCGGAAAGCTTCAGCGAGAGGACGCGCTTAGCTACATCAACCAGTACGTTCTTCCTCGCCTCAACCTAGGTGCTACGAACATGGGATTTCCTAAGGGAGCATCCCCTACCAAGGATGCGGCTGCTGCGAGTCTTAACTCTCTCGCACCCTACTTCTATGGTCCCGATGCTGCCGCCGGTGTGGGTATTTACAGCCCTCCTGATGGAGCGCGGGCGATGCAGGActtcagctcagctggaATGTCGAGTGAAGAGCGTGGAAAGAACTTCGGCATGGGTGTTGGTGGAATGCCCCTGATGAGTGTCGAAGATGCAGAGGGTGCCCTTGCGGCTGCTCGACGAGAGActgagaagttggagaagggATTGAACCAGGTAATCAAGCGCAACAGACGACTTGTCCTTGGAGGAAACAACtaa